Proteins from a single region of Trichoplusia ni isolate ovarian cell line Hi5 chromosome 3, tn1, whole genome shotgun sequence:
- the LOC113509013 gene encoding serine protease snake-like — MLRIIIVTILFVAQSNGQREGESCVDQYAGTAGICTQANKCQSAKTDFQLNGIRPTFCSYTAFGSALVCCRDGTNILQTVNTKDRDTRPVWSSSPDNRRVSERKCEEYSSAVTQKVDYIPLLPNPQTLSISSAKCDYTGIKLIVGGQNANTGEFPHMAAIGWADFDGTYKFSCGGSLISPRFVVTAGHCIRDPNAQNPEPVIVRLGDQNIDNSVKDGANPVDVPIRTIHRHPEYHPPMVYNDIALLELATDVDFRPAVRPACLWTQPDFGGHEKVIATGWGVIDTRTRKTSKELQKVSLSLLPNDYCDDLLKNIRNRHFSGFQPTQMCAGELRGGRDTCQGDSGSPLQVVSKDNSCIFYVVGVTSFGKKCAESGRPAVYTRISSYVDWIESVVWPGE; from the exons ATGTTGCGAATTATTATCGTGACAATTCTTTTTGTGGCGCAAAGCAACGGGCAAAGAG AAGGGGAATCTTGCGTAGATCAGTATGCGGGCACAGCAGGAATATGCACGCAGGCAAACAAGTGTCAATCAGCCAAAACTGATTTCCA aTTGAACGGTATTCGCCCAACATTCTGCAGCTACACAGCTTTCGGTTCGGCACTCGTGTGTTGTCGAGATGGCACCAATATACTACAGACAGTCAATACTAAGGATAGAGa TACTCGTCCGGTCTGGAGCAGTTCACCGGATAACAGGAGAGTCAGCGAGAGAA AATGCGAGGAGTACAGTAGCGCAGTGACTCAGAAAGTGGACTACATCCCGCTGTTGCCGAACCCGCAGACACTGTCCATATCGTCAGCTAAGTGTGACTACACGGGCATCAAACTGATTGTCGGAGGTCAGAATGCCAATACCGGGGAATTTCCGCATATG gCGGCCATTGGCTGGGCAGATTTCGACGGCACCTACAAGTTTAGCTGTGGAGGAAGTCTTATCAGCCCTCGTTTTGTGGTAACAGCTGGTCATTGCATAAGAGACCCTAATGCACAGAACCCAGAGCCGGTTATCGTACGACTCGGAGATCAGAATATTGATAACTCAGTGAAGGATGGCGCTAATCCTGTTGAc GTCCCAATTCGCACAATCCACAGACACCCCGAATACCATCCCCCGATGGTATACAACGACATAGCTCTCCTAGAACTGGCTACGGATGTAGATTTTCGTCCGGCAGTGCGCCCCGCCTGTCTCTGGACGCAACCTGACTTCGGAGGGCATGAGAAGGTCATAGCGACTGGATGGGGAGTCATTGACACcc GCACTCGAAAAACTTCGAAAGAACTACAGAAGGTGTCCTTATCGCTACTCCCGAACGACTACTGCGACGATTTGCTGAAAAATATCAGAAATAGACACTTTAGCGGTTTTCAGCCGACACAAATGTGCGCTGGAGAGCTACGCGGTGGCAGGGATACCTGTCAG GGTGATTCCGGCTCGCCCCTCCAAGTGGTATCCAAGGACAACTCCTGTATATTCTACGTGGTGGGTGTCACGTCATTTGGTAAGAAGTGCGCTGAAAGTGGCCGCCCAGCCGTCTACACGAGGATATCAAGCTATGTCGATTGGATAGAAAGTGTTGTATGGCCCGGggaatga